A genome region from Nycticebus coucang isolate mNycCou1 chromosome 22, mNycCou1.pri, whole genome shotgun sequence includes the following:
- the LOC128574699 gene encoding histone H1.10-like, giving the protein MSVEFKEALLLMTAKLAAKKATRASNSAALSPSKKRKNKKKNQPGKYSQLVVETICRLGEHNSSSLAKIYTEAKVPWFDQQNGRTYLKFSIKALVQNNTLLQVKSAGANGSFKLNRKKLEGGREWRGTTAAATALAPATHKAKNAAPGAAGPQRTDKKPAKSQKVEKHVRKKGGASKKDKSSKAKKAAAPGGKKVKKVAKLSVPKVPKGRKCACQPSWITQHGPLRSFRCSVFSTSSIFETALAMPLLSLVLDNGRPHGYRPLGANGRGSVSSPGGR; this is encoded by the exons ATGTCTGTGGAGTTCAAGGAGGCCCTACTGCTGATGACTGCCAAGCTGGCGGCCAAGAAGGCGACCAGAGCCAGCAACTCGGCCGCGCTGTCCCCGtccaagaagagaaagaacaagaagaagaacCAGCCGGGCAAGTACAGCCAGCTAGTGGTGGAGACGATCTGCAGACTGGGCGAGCATAACAGCTCGTCCCTGGCCAAGATCTACACAGAGGCCAAGGTGCCGTGGTTCGACCAGCAGAATGGGCGCACCTACCTCAAGTTTTCGATCAAGGCGCTGGTGCAGAACAACACGCTCCTGCAGGTGAAGAGTGCCGGAGCCAACGGCTCCTTCAAGCTCAACCGCAAGAAGCTGGAGGGTGGCAGGGAGTGGCGCGGGACCACAGCGGCAGCCACCGCCCTGGCTCCGGCCACACACAAGGCCAAGAACGCGGCCCCGGGCGCGGCTGGGCCCCAGCGTACAGACAAGAAGCCCGCCAAGAGCCAGAAAGTGGAGAAGCACGTGCGCAAGAAGGGTGGTGCCTCCAAGAAGGACAAAAGCAGCAAGGCCAAGAAGGCAGCGGCCCCTGGAGGCAAGAAGGTGAAGAAGGTGGCCAAGCTCAGCGTCCCCAAAGTGCCCAAGGGCCGCAAGTGTGCGTGCCAGCCCAGTTGGATCACCCAGCATGGGCCCCTGAGGTCTTTTCGGTGTTCAGTTTTTTCTACCTCAAGT ATTTTTGAAACAGCCCTGGCGATGCCTCTATTGTCTCTCGTCCTTGACAATGGACGTCCTCATGGTTACCGGCCCCTGGGCGCCAATGGCCGAGGCAGTGTCAGCTCACCAGGTGGTCGGTGA